Proteins from a single region of bacterium BMS3Abin02:
- a CDS encoding adenine deaminase has protein sequence MLEDFIRELPKAELHIHIEGSLEPEMMMALAERNDISIPFSSVKEIRDAYEFRDLQSFLDIYYDGASVLRTEQDFYDLAWAYLERAVSDGVKRAEIFFDPQTHTSRGIAFSTVVSGLRRAVDDARDLGVSAALIMSFLRHLSPEEAMQTLDDGLRFRSSLIGVGLDSSERGRPPELFAKVFARARSEGLHLVAHAGEEGPPEYIRQALDVLGVERIDHGVRIDEDPELVRRIISEQIPLTMCPLSNVKLRVVDELEHHNLKRLLDAGAMVTINSDDPAYFGGYIADNYEAAAAALGLTRTEIVTIARNSIDAAFISPAEHENLLADLDVSQLTR, from the coding sequence ATGTTGGAGGATTTCATCCGAGAGCTGCCGAAGGCCGAGCTGCACATCCATATCGAAGGCTCCCTGGAACCCGAGATGATGATGGCCTTGGCGGAGCGAAACGATATCTCGATTCCCTTCTCTTCGGTGAAGGAGATCCGGGACGCCTACGAGTTCAGAGACCTGCAGTCGTTTCTCGACATCTACTACGACGGTGCTTCCGTGCTGCGAACCGAGCAGGACTTCTACGACCTGGCCTGGGCCTACCTCGAGCGCGCTGTTTCCGATGGCGTGAAGCGGGCAGAGATCTTCTTCGATCCTCAGACACACACTTCGCGCGGTATCGCGTTCTCGACCGTGGTTTCGGGTCTGCGTCGCGCCGTTGACGACGCGCGCGACCTCGGCGTGTCGGCTGCGCTGATCATGTCGTTTCTGCGCCACCTCAGTCCAGAAGAGGCGATGCAGACACTCGATGACGGCCTCCGGTTCCGTTCGTCACTGATCGGTGTCGGCCTCGACTCCTCCGAGAGAGGGCGCCCGCCGGAGCTGTTCGCGAAGGTCTTCGCGAGGGCACGGAGCGAGGGACTGCACCTCGTGGCTCACGCAGGCGAGGAGGGCCCACCCGAGTACATCCGCCAGGCTCTCGACGTCCTGGGGGTCGAGCGGATCGACCATGGTGTCCGGATCGATGAAGATCCTGAACTCGTCCGTCGGATCATCTCGGAACAAATCCCCCTCACGATGTGTCCGCTCTCCAATGTCAAGCTTCGTGTGGTCGACGAACTCGAACATCACAACCTGAAACGTCTACTCGATGCAGGCGCGATGGTGACGATCAACTCCGACGATCCCGCCTACTTCGGTGGGTATATAGCAGACAATTACGAGGCCGCGGCTGCTGCTCTCGGACTGACCAGGACAGAGATCGTGACGATCGCCCGCAACTCGATCGATGCCGCATTCATCAGCCCCGCCGAACATGAGAATCTCCTGGCGGACCTCGATGTGAGTCAGCTCACGAGATGA
- the ndhS_2 gene encoding nicotinate dehydrogenase small FeS subunit: MKFTVNGRTAEVPVEGPQSLLRVLRDDVGLYGAKDACEQGECGACTVLLNGVPVCSCLVLAADAEGAHVMTVEGITPAEGLHPVQEALLDTGGAQCGYCTPGIVVSAAHLLEHNPDPTEEEVREALAGNLCRCTGYGAIIRAIMEGT, from the coding sequence GTGAAGTTCACGGTGAACGGCAGGACGGCAGAGGTTCCGGTCGAGGGTCCGCAGAGCCTGTTGCGCGTCTTGCGCGACGATGTCGGCCTATACGGAGCGAAGGACGCCTGCGAGCAGGGAGAGTGTGGCGCGTGCACGGTGCTGCTGAACGGAGTCCCGGTGTGCTCATGCCTGGTTTTGGCTGCAGATGCTGAGGGTGCTCATGTCATGACGGTCGAGGGGATTACCCCTGCGGAGGGCTTGCATCCCGTCCAGGAAGCTCTGCTGGACACTGGCGGCGCACAGTGCGGCTACTGCACTCCCGGGATCGTCGTGTCTGCAGCCCATCTGTTGGAGCACAACCCTGATCCGACCGAGGAAGAGGTCAGGGAGGCCCTTGCAGGCAACCTATGCCGTTGTACCGGATACGGCGCCATCATCAGGGCGATCATGGAGGGGACATGA
- a CDS encoding phosphotransferase enzyme family protein, whose amino-acid sequence MQPKDIALGLADGGSANALSTGTNSVFRVRTSDGHTWILKVYGSSSYQRRERRAYDALSGLPGLPTVLEWGSTGDSYWVRLADAGKWTLAALPGNPKAAKQAGTLLRGLHEANHSQLSNLEAGIDSDRMRTAIRGNFARLERYRGRLRIPSSVFESAVDLEFPSTGSPRASHSRPAPEAFVINDDGQVTLTGWTWATLAPPEWDYTFAYWQLSQRASAAVDAFSLGYGATIDRQALKSWFAFHISASLLRQVEMRDGRLEDLQPFVDHLVSAMG is encoded by the coding sequence GTGCAGCCCAAGGATATTGCACTCGGACTTGCCGATGGAGGGAGTGCCAACGCGCTCTCCACCGGAACCAACAGCGTGTTCCGAGTGCGAACTTCCGACGGGCACACGTGGATCCTCAAGGTATACGGTTCCTCTTCATACCAACGCAGAGAACGCAGAGCCTACGACGCGCTCTCCGGACTGCCGGGACTGCCGACCGTTCTCGAATGGGGATCTACGGGTGATTCGTACTGGGTCCGCCTTGCCGACGCCGGAAAGTGGACGCTTGCAGCGCTGCCCGGCAACCCAAAGGCGGCGAAGCAAGCCGGAACCCTGCTCAGAGGGCTTCACGAAGCCAACCATTCGCAACTGTCCAATCTCGAAGCAGGAATCGATTCAGACCGGATGCGTACGGCGATCAGAGGCAACTTCGCCAGATTGGAGCGTTACCGAGGCCGATTGAGGATTCCTTCTTCTGTCTTTGAGAGCGCCGTCGATCTGGAGTTCCCTTCCACCGGTTCCCCGCGTGCCAGCCATTCGCGGCCGGCTCCGGAGGCGTTCGTCATCAACGACGATGGGCAGGTCACCTTGACCGGCTGGACTTGGGCGACGCTGGCCCCTCCCGAATGGGACTACACGTTCGCGTACTGGCAGCTCTCCCAGCGTGCCAGCGCAGCCGTCGATGCCTTTTCGCTGGGATACGGGGCGACCATCGACAGACAAGCGCTCAAGTCCTGGTTCGCCTTTCACATATCTGCATCCCTGCTCCGCCAGGTGGAGATGAGAGACGGACGGCTCGAAGATCTCCAACCCTTCGTCGATCATCTGGTTTCGGCGATGGGCTGA
- a CDS encoding patatin-like phospholipase: MSVLFLPVSRVGLVLGGGGVTGASYHLAALLAVEMATGWEPKTADVIVGTSAGAFAASIVRSGTLSLDSIVKKGERQEDVARRIRSWVYRKDHIHGVRRWIRYGVLPSFRRPGLTSVIGAPGRYDPSGIADWVAEQAPSIADTWPERPTVIVAYDLEEQHRTAFGTTSAPVVPLRDAVAASSAVPIVFSPYEIEGKNYVDGGVVSGTNADLVLGNPEPLDLLLVLAPMAAEEQRRRAHFYESMFDRVGRSALHDELVAVATAWPATDTLVLRPTPAVLAVMRPNPMDPEQAVPTFIRTLASLRTKLAGPEVWQVLEHHLVS, translated from the coding sequence GTGTCTGTATTGTTCTTGCCCGTGAGCAGAGTCGGACTCGTTCTTGGAGGTGGAGGCGTCACCGGCGCCTCCTATCACCTGGCAGCTCTCCTGGCCGTCGAGATGGCAACAGGATGGGAGCCCAAGACCGCCGACGTCATCGTTGGAACCTCTGCGGGTGCTTTCGCCGCTTCGATCGTGCGCTCGGGAACCTTGTCGCTGGACAGCATCGTCAAGAAGGGCGAGCGGCAGGAGGACGTTGCCAGACGCATCCGATCCTGGGTCTATCGAAAGGACCATATCCACGGTGTCAGGAGATGGATCCGATACGGCGTTCTTCCCAGTTTCCGACGACCGGGCCTCACCTCCGTGATCGGGGCTCCTGGGCGATACGATCCGTCCGGCATCGCCGACTGGGTCGCAGAACAGGCCCCTTCGATCGCCGACACGTGGCCGGAACGCCCGACTGTGATCGTGGCATACGATCTGGAAGAGCAACACCGGACGGCGTTCGGCACGACCAGCGCCCCGGTCGTCCCTCTTCGAGACGCCGTGGCGGCTTCCTCCGCCGTCCCAATCGTGTTCTCCCCGTATGAGATCGAGGGCAAGAACTACGTCGACGGTGGGGTTGTCTCCGGGACCAATGCAGACCTGGTGCTCGGCAATCCGGAACCACTCGATCTCCTCCTCGTCCTGGCGCCGATGGCCGCGGAGGAACAGCGCCGACGAGCGCATTTCTATGAGTCCATGTTCGATCGGGTCGGGCGTTCCGCTCTCCACGACGAGCTGGTCGCCGTCGCAACCGCCTGGCCGGCGACCGATACCCTCGTGCTGCGGCCGACGCCGGCGGTACTCGCCGTGATGCGGCCGAATCCCATGGACCCCGAACAGGCGGTTCCCACATTCATCAGAACCCTGGCATCGCTACGAACGAAGCTCGCCGGACCGGAAGTGTGGCAGGTGCTCGAACATCATCTCGTGAGCTGA
- the pucD_1 gene encoding putative xanthine dehydrogenase subunit D, with amino-acid sequence MTVVGRRVRGGVGESVRRPDGVPKVTGRFAYVGDLHTEGMLWGATRRIYVPHGRIIHIDITPAQAMPGVQAVLTQDDVPGFKYQGQIVQDQPVLAEQEVRYWGEPVALVAAESRETARVAAEAIITDVEPLEPLTNLEEALDRGEVFRHMTVRRGDPDAHGTVVVEGYYETPSVDQAPLGTEAGLAIPDGSGGVDLYPPSQWIHVDHEQLVRCLALDPEQVRVHPTGLGGAFGSREDLSLHTHLCMLALRTGRPVKMVYSRFESFIGHVKRHGAHMWYRHESDEDGNLVRVDAKLILDGGAYANTTHAVLANATYFTVGPYRCPNTFVEGYAVRTNNPPSGAMRGFGANQVCFAYEAQMDRLADTLGMNPLDLRLRNALKPGDHLATTGQEITEPLPTAEVLRSVMAIPMPDEDSTRSPGGSGLTTPPSAVVRGVGYAVGIKNLAFSEGFDDYADARVELTAEGARVHTAASEVGQGMVTVLMQIARSVLTMEQVEVVWDDTAHIGSAGSSSASRQTQMAGGAVQQAALSARSAALERVGGDDLDDEGVWRDGRLVATWNELCENGSIVGEARFRHRDTDVPDENGQGNVHVDFCVAAHRAIVDVDPELGLVRVVRIDTAQDVGRALNPVQVIGQIEGGIAQGFGMALLEEVILDEGVIKNATFTDYLLPTIEDMPPVETVLVEQPGTWGPFGAKGFAELPAISSTAAVVAAIRAATGREINRVPVHPEDIATPFS; translated from the coding sequence ATGACGGTTGTCGGTCGGCGAGTTCGGGGTGGGGTCGGCGAGTCGGTCCGCCGTCCTGATGGGGTGCCGAAGGTGACCGGCAGGTTCGCGTACGTGGGTGATCTCCACACCGAAGGCATGCTGTGGGGAGCCACCAGGAGGATCTACGTTCCACACGGTCGGATCATTCACATCGACATCACACCGGCTCAGGCGATGCCCGGAGTGCAGGCGGTCTTGACACAAGATGATGTGCCGGGGTTCAAGTACCAAGGTCAAATCGTTCAGGATCAGCCCGTCCTGGCAGAGCAAGAGGTCCGATACTGGGGAGAGCCTGTAGCTCTGGTGGCGGCGGAGAGCCGAGAGACTGCCCGAGTTGCCGCCGAAGCGATCATCACCGACGTCGAGCCACTCGAGCCGCTCACGAATCTCGAAGAAGCCCTCGACCGGGGAGAGGTGTTTCGTCACATGACGGTTCGCAGAGGTGACCCCGACGCTCATGGGACGGTTGTGGTGGAAGGGTACTACGAGACACCGAGTGTCGATCAGGCACCGTTGGGGACCGAAGCAGGTTTGGCTATCCCGGATGGTTCGGGAGGCGTCGACCTCTATCCGCCATCACAGTGGATCCATGTCGATCATGAGCAACTCGTGCGCTGTCTCGCCCTCGACCCCGAGCAGGTTCGCGTGCATCCAACCGGGCTGGGGGGCGCCTTCGGGTCGCGCGAAGACCTGAGTTTGCACACCCACCTGTGCATGCTCGCCCTGCGAACCGGGCGTCCGGTGAAGATGGTCTACAGCCGGTTCGAGAGCTTTATCGGCCATGTCAAGCGGCACGGCGCCCATATGTGGTACCGGCACGAGTCCGACGAGGACGGCAACCTGGTGCGCGTCGATGCGAAGCTGATTCTGGATGGGGGCGCATATGCCAACACCACCCACGCCGTGCTCGCAAACGCCACGTACTTCACCGTCGGTCCGTACCGATGCCCGAACACGTTCGTCGAAGGGTATGCGGTGCGCACGAACAATCCTCCCTCGGGGGCGATGAGAGGGTTTGGCGCCAACCAGGTCTGCTTCGCCTACGAGGCACAAATGGATCGTCTCGCGGATACTCTCGGAATGAATCCACTCGATCTCCGCCTTCGGAACGCATTGAAGCCCGGGGACCACCTCGCGACGACGGGCCAGGAGATCACCGAACCGCTGCCGACTGCAGAGGTGCTCCGTTCGGTCATGGCGATCCCGATGCCTGACGAGGACTCGACTCGTTCGCCCGGCGGGAGCGGTCTCACCACCCCGCCCTCGGCAGTCGTCCGAGGGGTTGGCTACGCGGTCGGTATCAAGAACCTTGCGTTTTCGGAGGGTTTCGACGACTACGCAGATGCGCGCGTCGAGCTGACTGCCGAGGGAGCGAGAGTGCACACGGCCGCCTCCGAGGTCGGACAGGGCATGGTCACGGTTTTGATGCAGATTGCCCGTAGCGTACTCACCATGGAACAGGTAGAGGTTGTGTGGGACGACACCGCACACATCGGTTCCGCAGGCTCCTCCTCCGCGTCGAGACAGACACAAATGGCCGGTGGTGCCGTGCAACAGGCGGCGCTGAGCGCTCGGTCCGCTGCGCTGGAGCGGGTTGGCGGCGACGACCTCGATGATGAGGGTGTCTGGCGCGACGGGCGGCTCGTGGCCACCTGGAACGAACTGTGTGAGAATGGATCGATCGTCGGCGAGGCGCGATTCCGTCATAGGGACACCGATGTGCCTGACGAGAACGGCCAGGGAAACGTACACGTCGATTTCTGCGTTGCGGCGCATCGGGCGATCGTGGATGTGGACCCTGAACTGGGACTTGTGCGCGTGGTTCGGATCGATACTGCCCAGGACGTGGGCCGGGCGCTCAACCCTGTGCAGGTGATCGGCCAGATCGAAGGGGGCATCGCACAAGGGTTCGGCATGGCGTTGCTCGAAGAGGTGATTCTCGACGAAGGCGTGATCAAGAATGCGACCTTTACCGACTATCTGCTTCCCACGATCGAGGACATGCCCCCGGTGGAGACGGTGCTCGTGGAACAGCCGGGAACGTGGGGGCCGTTTGGAGCGAAAGGTTTCGCGGAGCTGCCGGCCATTTCGTCGACGGCGGCGGTCGTTGCAGCCATTCGAGCGGCGACGGGGCGTGAGATCAACCGTGTGCCGGTGCACCCCGAGGACATCGCTACTCCGTTCTCGTGA
- a CDS encoding 8-oxoguanine deaminase — translation MGTLLVKHAVVLVTMDPDRREIRDGGLFARDGWIEQVGPTAELPDTADEVLDVSGHVVIPGLINTHHHLYQTLTRALPGTQDAELFPWLQTLYPIWARITPDDIRLSTKVGVTELALSGCTTTSDHLYLFPNGSRLDDTIDAAGEIGIRFHAARGSMSLGESDGGLPPDSLVEDENAILEDTRRVIESYHDPTPGSMLRIVVAPCSPFSVTTAVMRESAELARSYGVSLHTHLAETADEEDFCLARFGLTPLAYAEHVGWLGPDVWFAHGVHVDDAGIRLMVETGTGVAHCPASNMRLGSGVAPVMGYLDAGVRVGLGVDGSASNDGNDLLGEARLALLLARVRHGERPLMGVRTALEIATLGGAAVLGRDDIGSLASGKAADFTATDLGRIEYAGAQQDPVAALLLCAPTTVDHTYVQGKAIVENGRPVTVDLELLTEAHNRAARRLLTP, via the coding sequence ATGGGAACTCTCCTCGTCAAACACGCTGTCGTCCTGGTCACGATGGATCCGGACCGCCGTGAGATCCGCGATGGTGGCCTGTTCGCACGCGACGGATGGATCGAACAGGTCGGACCCACCGCGGAGCTGCCCGACACGGCCGATGAGGTTCTGGACGTGTCCGGACATGTCGTCATACCCGGACTCATCAACACACATCACCATCTCTATCAGACGCTCACACGAGCGCTCCCCGGAACACAAGATGCCGAGCTCTTCCCTTGGCTCCAGACCCTCTACCCGATTTGGGCGAGAATCACACCCGACGACATTCGTCTCTCGACGAAGGTCGGGGTCACCGAACTGGCTCTCAGCGGGTGCACGACCACGTCCGACCACCTCTACCTGTTCCCCAACGGAAGCCGCCTCGATGACACGATCGACGCAGCCGGGGAAATCGGCATTCGTTTCCACGCGGCTCGCGGTTCGATGAGTCTCGGCGAAAGCGACGGCGGCCTTCCCCCGGACTCCCTCGTCGAGGACGAGAACGCGATCCTCGAGGACACGCGGCGAGTGATCGAGTCGTATCACGACCCGACACCCGGGTCGATGCTGCGCATCGTCGTCGCGCCGTGCTCACCCTTCTCGGTGACGACCGCCGTCATGCGAGAGTCCGCCGAGCTTGCTCGCAGCTACGGGGTCTCGCTCCACACGCACCTGGCCGAGACGGCCGACGAAGAGGATTTCTGCCTCGCGCGCTTCGGCCTGACACCTCTTGCATATGCCGAACATGTCGGTTGGCTTGGGCCCGATGTCTGGTTCGCCCACGGTGTCCACGTCGATGACGCGGGGATTCGACTGATGGTCGAGACAGGTACCGGCGTCGCCCACTGTCCGGCCTCCAACATGCGACTCGGTTCCGGTGTCGCCCCCGTCATGGGCTATCTGGACGCCGGCGTCCGCGTCGGCCTGGGAGTGGACGGTTCGGCCTCCAACGATGGGAACGACCTCCTCGGCGAAGCGCGCCTTGCGTTGTTGTTGGCGAGAGTCCGCCACGGCGAGCGACCTCTCATGGGGGTGCGAACGGCGCTCGAGATCGCGACGCTCGGTGGGGCCGCCGTACTCGGTCGCGACGATATCGGCTCGCTCGCCTCGGGAAAGGCCGCGGACTTCACTGCAACAGACCTCGGGCGCATCGAGTATGCGGGAGCCCAGCAGGACCCGGTCGCCGCGCTGCTGCTGTGTGCCCCGACGACGGTCGATCACACCTACGTTCAAGGAAAGGCCATCGTCGAGAACGGACGGCCCGTCACCGTCGATCTCGAACTGTTGACCGAGGCGCACAACAGGGCCGCGCGGCGCCTACTCACCCCCTGA